From one Doryrhamphus excisus isolate RoL2022-K1 chromosome 9, RoL_Dexc_1.0, whole genome shotgun sequence genomic stretch:
- the lnpa gene encoding endoplasmic reticulum junction formation protein lunapark-A yields the protein MGAVISRWRAKPSTVEILEGIDKDIQLHEEHGAKYQRQLKIWLGRLLLYSILLYLMTCIVVYCWYLPEQLMGRLILALPLVIFPLLVWLLRKLLIVIFSRITEKNNEKLENLKGQKKKILEEVMETETYKNAKMILERFDPDSKKKMELESTPLGPHMTPKQGQELRQRNIVPKTPPVVAPAAVVANPGSSVAARPPLASGPTYPGRSSHSAPGGPPERRLSAMAAQQSLMRKPLTPGTPAPGFGMHPPGPPLARPVLPRQRGAVDRIVEYLVGDGPQNRFALICQQCLSHNGMALKEEFDYVAFRCAYCFFLNPARKTRPQAPRLPEATGELKMSSEASPSRSSSLSGADRDSPQLFKEKTEHADVPETDTQEPVPPTPPEPCPESDHQSTPESHDDEASGKSDGEQDLSAMEVE from the exons ATGGGGGCTGTCATCTCACGGTGGAGG GCCAAACCTTCCACTGTGGAGATTTTGGAGGGAATAGATAAG GACATCCAGCTTCATGAGGAGCACGGTGCAAAGTACCAAAGGCAGCTGAAGATCTGGCTGGGCCGACTGCTGCTGTACTCCATCCTCCTCTACCTGATGACCTGCATAGTCGTCTACTGCTGGTACCTGCCAGAGCAGCTCATGGGGCGCCTAATTCTCGCCCTCCCTCTTGTCATATTTCCTTTACT aGTGTGGTTACTTCGAAAACTCCTGATTGTCATCTTTTCACGAATAACGGAAAAAAATA ATGAAAAACTGGAGAATCTTAAAggacaaaagaagaaaata CTTGAAGAAGTTATGGAAACGGAGAcgtataaaaatgctaaaatgattCTGGAGAGATTTGATCCTgattccaagaaaaaaatg GAGCTGGAATCTACTCCACTCGGACCCCATATGACTCCTAAACAAGGCCAAG AGCTTCGCCAGCGCAACATCGTCCCTAAAACGCCACCAGTGGTGGCGCCGGCCGCAGTGGTGGCAAATCCTGGTAGCAGTGTAGCGGCTCGCCCTCCTCTTGCCAGCGGGCCCACCTACCCCGGACGGTCTTCACACTCTGCTCCAGGTGGACCCCCGGAGAGGCGCCTGTCGGCCATGGCTGCTCAGCAGAGCTTGATGAGGAAGCCTCTGACCCCTGGAACACCTGCTCCTGGATTTG gGATGCACCCCCCAGGCCCGCCCTTGGCCAGACCTGTGCTTCCAAGGCAAAGAGGCGCCGTGGACAGAATAGTCGAGTATCTTGTTGGAGATGGCCCGCAGAACAG GTTCGCTCTCATCTGCCAGCAATGTCTGTCCCACAACGGCATGGCCTTAAAGGAGGAATTTGACTATGTTG CATTCCGATGTGCGTACTGTTTCTTCCTGAATCCTGCGAGAAAGACCAGACCTCAAGCACCCAGACTCCCCGAGGCCACTGGCGAGCTGAAGATGTCATCTGAGGCGTCCCCCTCCCGCTCCTCCTCCTTGTCTGGTGCCGACAGAGACTCCCCCCAATTGTTCAAAG AGAAAACAGAGCATGCAGACGTCCCTGAAACTGACACCCAAGAGCCTGTGCCCCCGACACCTCCAGAGCCCTGTCCCGAGTCCGACCACCAAAGCACTCCCGAATCACATGACGACGAGGCCTCCGGAAAGTCTGACGGTGAGCAGGACTTGTCTGCCATGGAAGTGGAGTAA